From one Burkholderia pyrrocinia genomic stretch:
- the trpA gene encoding tryptophan synthase subunit alpha, which yields MSRIQQTFAALAEQGRKGLIPFITAGDPDPAKTVEFMHALAEGGADVIELGVPFSDPMADGPVIQRSSERALARGVTLKSVLADVKRFRETDPKTPVVLMGYANPIERMGVDTFATEAQAAGVDGVLVVDYPPEEAGVFAEKMRAAQIDPIFLLAPTSTDERIADVGKIASGYVYYVSLKGVTGAGNLDVSSIAGKIPAIKSRVPVPVGVGFGIRDAETARAVAEVSDAVVIGSRLVQLLESAAPEGAAAALKAFIAELRAALDGAGKTAR from the coding sequence ATGTCCCGTATCCAGCAGACCTTTGCAGCGCTCGCCGAACAAGGCCGAAAGGGCCTGATCCCGTTCATCACGGCAGGCGACCCCGATCCCGCGAAGACCGTCGAATTCATGCACGCGCTCGCCGAAGGCGGCGCGGACGTGATCGAGCTCGGCGTGCCGTTCTCGGACCCGATGGCCGACGGCCCCGTGATCCAGCGCTCGTCGGAACGCGCGCTCGCGCGCGGCGTCACGCTGAAGAGCGTGCTCGCGGACGTGAAGCGCTTCCGCGAAACCGACCCCAAAACCCCCGTCGTGCTGATGGGCTATGCGAACCCGATCGAGCGGATGGGCGTCGACACGTTTGCGACCGAAGCGCAGGCGGCCGGTGTCGACGGCGTGCTCGTCGTCGACTATCCGCCGGAAGAGGCGGGCGTGTTCGCCGAAAAGATGCGCGCCGCGCAGATCGATCCGATCTTCCTGCTCGCGCCCACGTCGACCGACGAACGCATCGCCGACGTCGGCAAGATCGCGAGCGGCTACGTGTATTACGTGTCGCTCAAGGGCGTGACCGGCGCGGGAAATCTGGATGTTTCGAGCATTGCGGGTAAAATCCCGGCCATCAAGTCGCGCGTGCCGGTTCCGGTAGGCGTCGGCTTCGGCATCCGCGACGCCGAAACGGCGCGCGCGGTGGCCGAAGTGTCGGACGCCGTCGTGATCGGCAGCCGCCTCGTGCAACTGCTCGAAAGCGCCGCGCCGGAAGGCGCCGCCGCCGCGCTGAAGGCGTTCATCGCCGAGCTGCGCGCCGCGCTGGACGGCGCGGGCAAGACGGCGCGATAA
- the accD gene encoding acetyl-CoA carboxylase, carboxyltransferase subunit beta encodes MSWLDKLLPPKIKQTDPKSRKGIPEGLWVKCPSCEAVLYRNDVDANLHVCPKCDHHMRIGARERLDGLLDPEGRYEIGQEIVPVDSLKFKDSRKYPDRLKEAMDETGETDAMVVMGGAIHTLPVVAACFEFSFMGGSMGSVVGERFARGAQNALEQHVPFICFTASGGARMQESLLSLMQMAKTTAMLTKLAEAKLPFISVLTDPTMGGVSASFAFLGDVVIAEPKALIGFAGPRVIEQTVREKLPEGFQRAEFLLTTGAIDMIVDRRKMRDEIAQLLALLQRQPADALA; translated from the coding sequence ATGAGCTGGCTCGACAAACTGTTGCCGCCGAAGATCAAGCAGACCGACCCGAAAAGCCGCAAGGGCATTCCGGAAGGCCTGTGGGTCAAGTGCCCGTCCTGCGAGGCGGTGCTGTACCGCAACGACGTGGACGCGAACCTGCACGTGTGCCCGAAGTGCGATCACCACATGCGCATCGGCGCGCGCGAGCGTCTGGACGGGCTGCTCGATCCGGAAGGCCGCTATGAAATCGGCCAGGAAATCGTGCCGGTCGACTCGCTGAAGTTCAAGGACAGCCGCAAGTATCCCGATCGTCTGAAGGAAGCGATGGACGAGACGGGCGAGACCGACGCGATGGTCGTGATGGGCGGTGCGATCCACACGCTGCCCGTCGTCGCGGCCTGCTTCGAATTCTCGTTCATGGGCGGCTCGATGGGCTCGGTCGTCGGCGAGCGCTTTGCGCGCGGCGCGCAGAACGCGCTGGAACAGCACGTGCCGTTCATCTGCTTCACGGCGTCGGGTGGCGCACGGATGCAGGAAAGCCTGCTGTCGCTGATGCAGATGGCGAAAACCACCGCGATGCTGACCAAGCTGGCCGAAGCGAAGCTGCCGTTCATCTCGGTGCTGACCGACCCGACGATGGGCGGCGTGTCGGCGAGCTTCGCGTTCCTCGGCGACGTCGTGATCGCCGAACCGAAGGCGCTGATCGGCTTCGCCGGCCCGCGCGTGATCGAGCAGACGGTCCGCGAGAAGCTGCCGGAAGGTTTCCAGCGCGCCGAATTCCTGCTGACCACGGGCGCGATCGACATGATCGTCGACCGCCGCAAGATGCGCGACGAGATCGCGCAGCTGCTCGCGCTGCTGCAGCGACAGCCGGCCGACGCGCTGGCCTGA
- the folC gene encoding bifunctional tetrahydrofolate synthase/dihydrofolate synthase — protein MSTFPTLDAWLSHLERAHPVGIDMGLTRIGQVKAALQLEFACPVITVGGTNGKGSTCAFLETILVRAGYKVGCHTSPHLLEFNERARVNGQNVTDDELLPHFEAVEAARTSLPEPVSLTYFEFTTLAILHLFASRGLDAVILEVGLGGRLDAVNIIDTDCAIVTSIDIDHTEYLGDTREKIAFEKAGIFRAGKPAICGDPAAPQTLVDHAEAIGADLWLVGRDFRYEAQAGAERQQWSYLGREKRYPALAYPALRGANQLINASAALAALEALRPVLPVSAQDIRLGLANVELPGRFQVLPGKPAIVLDVAHNPHAAAVLEQNLGNMGFFPYTYAVFGAMHDKDIDGVLRHLKGEIDHWCVTDLPLPRAASAEQLEAALRKAGVEEGADSSVTRYASPAEAFRDALKRASENDRIVVFGSFHTVAGVLAYRKSQQH, from the coding sequence ATGAGCACTTTTCCCACTCTCGACGCGTGGCTTTCGCATCTCGAGCGCGCGCACCCGGTCGGCATCGACATGGGCCTGACCCGCATCGGGCAGGTCAAGGCGGCGCTGCAGCTCGAATTCGCGTGTCCCGTCATCACCGTCGGCGGCACGAACGGCAAGGGCTCGACCTGCGCGTTCCTCGAGACGATCCTCGTGCGCGCGGGCTACAAGGTCGGCTGCCACACGTCGCCGCACCTGCTCGAATTCAACGAGCGCGCGCGCGTGAACGGGCAGAACGTCACCGATGACGAACTGCTGCCGCACTTCGAGGCCGTCGAAGCCGCGCGCACGTCGCTGCCCGAACCCGTGTCGCTCACGTACTTCGAATTCACGACGCTCGCGATCCTGCATCTGTTCGCGTCGCGCGGGCTCGATGCGGTGATCCTCGAAGTCGGCCTCGGCGGCCGGCTCGATGCGGTCAACATCATCGATACCGATTGCGCGATCGTCACGAGCATCGACATCGACCACACCGAATACCTCGGCGACACGCGCGAGAAAATCGCGTTCGAGAAGGCCGGGATCTTCCGCGCGGGCAAGCCGGCGATCTGCGGCGATCCTGCCGCGCCGCAGACGCTCGTCGACCATGCCGAAGCGATCGGCGCCGACTTGTGGCTCGTCGGCCGCGATTTCCGCTACGAGGCGCAGGCGGGCGCGGAGCGCCAGCAGTGGAGCTACCTCGGTCGCGAGAAGCGCTATCCGGCGCTTGCGTATCCGGCGCTGCGCGGCGCGAATCAGCTGATCAATGCATCGGCCGCGCTCGCCGCGCTCGAGGCGCTGCGCCCGGTGCTGCCGGTGTCCGCGCAGGACATCCGGCTCGGGCTCGCGAACGTCGAGCTGCCGGGGCGCTTCCAGGTGCTGCCCGGCAAGCCGGCGATCGTGCTCGACGTCGCGCACAACCCGCATGCGGCGGCCGTGCTCGAGCAGAATCTCGGCAACATGGGCTTCTTCCCGTACACGTACGCAGTGTTCGGCGCGATGCACGACAAGGACATCGACGGCGTGCTGCGGCACCTGAAAGGCGAGATCGACCACTGGTGCGTGACCGACCTGCCGCTGCCGCGCGCGGCCTCCGCGGAGCAGCTCGAAGCCGCGCTGCGCAAGGCCGGCGTGGAGGAGGGGGCCGATTCGAGCGTGACGCGTTACGCGTCGCCGGCAGAAGCGTTTCGCGATGCACTAAAAAGAGCATCCGAGAATGATAGAATCGTGGTTTTCGGCAGTTTCCATACGGTTGCCGGCGTGCTGGCCTACCGTAAATCGCAGCAAC